The Episyrphus balteatus chromosome 3, idEpiBalt1.1, whole genome shotgun sequence genome segment TATATGCTTCAAATCCTTTTCACATGAATCAATATAAAAGAGTTCATCACAAAACTTCCTATCAATAGATTTCAAACGAACATCCACTTGTGGTCGCACACCTCTATCACAAACTACACGAAACCGTTTCAAACTTTCCACCTGCATTTCATGTGTCATCTTAAACTGTGATTTAAgttgaaatagtttttcaacattttcattAACAGCTTTGCAACTCTTCTCCTTGCTCAATTGaaattgttcaattttcttcgaaaattccaaatttgcattttcaatttctttaacaTGTTTGGTTATAAGTTTATTTTGTTCATCTTGTTCTAAAGTTTCATCATCTTGAAGACGTTTTACTTCGGTTTCGAGACAATTTAATTGTTTGTCAAAggcagtttttaaattttgaatttctacATTTGTACATTTAATTTCATTGTCAATTTGAAGGAGATCGTAAAGAACCGAACGAATGGCATTTCGTTCGTTGAggaaattcaaatgaaattgcTTTTGACTAATTTCAGCCCAGTTTTCTGGACTAAGCTTAAATATTGATTTGttcatgtctttttttattattattatttttttttttttaaatttctcttCAAATTTCTGTTTTCATTGCTcaagttttttgataaaaaaaaatatcctaacGCAAAGTTAAATATAAAGAGCCACTTTCCTTTTTCAGCAGATATTGACTTGACAAATTAGTTTCATGGTTTTCTCTATTCCCCCAATTATTGAAATGTGCTCCTCTCAAAACTAAACCTCAATCGGATTCTGT includes the following:
- the LOC129915867 gene encoding uncharacterized protein LOC129915867 encodes the protein MNKSIFKLSPENWAEISQKQFHLNFLNERNAIRSVLYDLLQIDNEIKCTNVEIQNLKTAFDKQLNCLETEVKRLQDDETLEQDEQNKLITKHVKEIENANLEFSKKIEQFQLSKEKSCKAVNENVEKLFQLKSQFKMTHEMQVESLKRFRVVCDRGVRPQVDVRLKSIDRKFCDELFYIDSCEKDLKHIFSLIEDKSSESGGIGSTCSSCSMNSKNYSEFLMDFAWMRNEQISKRSELFEYFKKHVAKDLVAALAAMHMYQPEEPIKFLATFLKQLKQNEFRQRIQELIFNAAKNGESLFPINKTM